The sequence below is a genomic window from Leisingera sp. M658.
GCAACCGTATCCGCAGCGGCGGCTTTCTGCCCGCAACGCTGGTGGAGACTGAAGAAGGCTTTAGGCAGGCCCGCGACGTGAAGCCCGGCGACATGGTGTTCACCTTTGACGGCGGTGCTCAGGAAGTGAAAGCGGTCCGCCACGCAGTGCCGCGCCTGACCACATGCATGCATGTCCCGGCCGGCGCCCTGGGCAATGACACCGACCTGATGCTGCCCTCGGACCAGAAAGTGGCGCTGGAAATGGACACTGCCGAGCGCCTGTTCGGCCTGCCGGTGGTGGTCACCAAGCTGATTGCGCTGACCGGCTACAAAGGCATCACCGCAGTTGCGCCCGAGCGTCTGGGCCGCATCCATTTCGAGTTTGCAGAAGAAGAGCTGGTCTGGGCCGAAAGCGGCATGCTGCTGCCCGCAGGCGATGTTGCCGAAGAGTCCGCCTTTCACCAGCTGTCGCTTTCCGAGACCCGCAAGGTGCTGGCCAGCGACGAAGGCCGCGCTCTTGCCGAGACCGGCATGGGCAGCGAGGACGCCCGCCTGCCGTCGCCGCTGGACAACCTGCTGGACCGTATTCTGGCAGCCTGATCACCGGGGCCAAGCCCCCCAAGACATTCCCTCCCCCCTCGGGCCCGCCTTTGTGCGGGCCTTTTCTTTGCAGGATGCGGCCACCGGGCTGGAAGAACAGCATCCTGACCGCATCCCGCAATCAGCCGGCCATCGGCCGCATACCGCACAAAACCGGGAAAATGTTTCGCGCAGCAGCGTCATTTCGAAAAAAATTGCCCGGTATTTGGATGTGTGCCAGCATTAGCGCAGGCGCCGAGACGCATGACAGAACAAATGGCGCCCGTTTTCAGGGAGGATTTGACGATGAATTTGCGGCCTGACCCCACATTCCATGCCACCCCCAGGCTAGCCATGGAAGCCCCGGCCGAGACGCTGGCTTTTACCCTTATGCTCAGCCCCGATGGTTCGCAGCCTGACGGGCTAGCGGTTGTCGATGTGGATCCCAAATCGGACAGCTACGGCGACATCGTGCATCAGCTGATCATGCCCAACAAGGGCGACGAATTTCATCATTTCGGCTGGAACGCCTGTTCTTCTGCGCTGTCGCCGCTGACCGGGCACGCGTTTCTGGAGCGGCGGTATCTGATCATTCCCGGCATCCGCTCCAGCCGCATCTATGTGATCGACGTGAAGGAGCCGCGAGAGGCGAAGATCCACAAGATCATCGAACCCGAAGAGCTGTTTGCCAAAACCGGCTATTCCCGCCCGCACACCATTCATTGCGGGCCTGAGGGCATCTATGTCTCGACCCTGGGCGGCGGCGGCAAAGACGGCACCGACGGGCCGCCGGGCATTTTCATCATGGATTGCGAGACCTTCGACATTCTGGGCCGTTATGAAATGGACCGCGGCGCGCAGGACAAGCATTATGATTTCTGGTGGAACCTGCCGCGCGACTACATGGTAAGTTCCGAATGGGGCCTGCCACCGCAATTTGAAAACGGCATCGTGGCCGAGGATCTGCTGAGCAACAAATACGGCCATTCGATCCATTTCTGGAACCTGCGCGAGCGCAAGAAC
It includes:
- a CDS encoding Hint domain-containing protein, which produces MQLDHTTDFADYQPVDVLLLTNPLPHTLSAAPAKRRNRIRSGGFLPATLVETEEGFRQARDVKPGDMVFTFDGGAQEVKAVRHAVPRLTTCMHVPAGALGNDTDLMLPSDQKVALEMDTAERLFGLPVVVTKLIALTGYKGITAVAPERLGRIHFEFAEEELVWAESGMLLPAGDVAEESAFHQLSLSETRKVLASDEGRALAETGMGSEDARLPSPLDNLLDRILAA
- a CDS encoding selenium-binding family protein, with the protein product MNLRPDPTFHATPRLAMEAPAETLAFTLMLSPDGSQPDGLAVVDVDPKSDSYGDIVHQLIMPNKGDEFHHFGWNACSSALSPLTGHAFLERRYLIIPGIRSSRIYVIDVKEPREAKIHKIIEPEELFAKTGYSRPHTIHCGPEGIYVSTLGGGGKDGTDGPPGIFIMDCETFDILGRYEMDRGAQDKHYDFWWNLPRDYMVSSEWGLPPQFENGIVAEDLLSNKYGHSIHFWNLRERKNVQTIDLGENHQMALEIRPAHDPSKDYGFCGVVVDTTNLQGAIFTWWQKDDGTFEAKKTITIDPRPEKPENLPPLLQGFEAVPPLVTDIDLSLDDKYLYVACWGLGEMHQYDVSDPMNPKLAGKVELGGIARGAKHPNGKDFAYGPQMVEISRDGKRVYWTNSLYSTWDDQFYPDDEGGQMVMANVGDGGGLELDKDFYIDFPKGYRSHQIRLEGGDCSTDSFCYPSV